Below is a genomic region from Sphingopyxis terrae subsp. terrae NBRC 15098.
AACGCCGCGGCGCTGCGGTCATAGGTTTCGGTCGCGACGAGCGTTCCGCCCGCATTGGCGACCGCCGCCTTGAATGCCGCCATCGAACGCTCACCATAAAGATTCTTGGGGATCAGCGCGCCGAAGCGCTGCTGCCCCTTGGCCCGGGCAAAGCTCACGACCCGCTCGACCGACTGGCCGGGGACGAAGCCCATGATGAAGACCCCGTTGCCCGCGACGCTGCTGTCGTTCGAAAAGCTGATGACGGGCACCTTCGCCGCCCGCGCGATCGGCGCCACCGCGGTCACATCCTCGCTGAGCAGCGGGCCGAGGATCAGCTTGTTGCCGTCGGCCACCGCCTGCTTCGCGGCCGCGGCGGCGCCCAGCGCGGTGTCATAAGTCGTGATGCGGACCTTGTCGGCCTTGGTATCTAGCAGCGCCATCGTCGTCGCATTGGCGATCGCCATGCCCACATCGGCGTTGGTTCCCGTCTGCGGAACGAGCAGCGCGACGCGGTGGCGGTCGGTATCGGTCGGCAGGCCGGGGCCGACATTGTCGGTGGGCTTGTCGGGCGGCGGCGGGGTCGCCGGACCGCTGGTCTTCGGCACCACCTGGCATGCGGCGAGCAGCCCGCCAAGCGCCAGCGTCGCGATACCGCGCAGCAATTGCCGCCGCGGCGACGCATTCCCTTGGCGCTCGCGCGTCGTTTCTGCCATCTCTGACGCCATGCCGGATTCGACCATCTCTATATCTCCCTTGCCCGGTCTCTATATCGTCGCGACGCCCATCGGCAACCTTGGCGACATCACCCCGCGCGCCGCGGCGGTGCTTGCGCGCGCCGACGTGATTGCGGCGGAGGACACGCGCGTCACGGCAAAGCTGCTCGCACATCTGGGTTTGCGTGTTCCGATGACCCCCTATCACGATCATAGCGACGAACGCGCCCGTGCGGCGCTGGTTGCCCGGATGGCGGACGAAGTCGTCGTGTTGGTGTCCGACGCGGGAACCCCGCTGATTTCGGACCCCGGCTACAAGCTGGTGCGCGATGCGCGCGCGGCGGGACGGGCGATCACTACCCTGCCCGGCCCCTGCGCGGCGATCGCCGCCATTACCCTGTCGGGCCTGCCGAGCGATCGCTTTCTTTTTGCGGGCTTCCTGCCGAACAAGGCCAAGGCACGCGCCGACACGATCGCCGAATTCGCCGCTTTGCGCGCCACACTCGTCTTCTACGAAAGCGGGCCACGCCTCGCCGCGACCCTGACCGCGCTCGCCGCCGGCCTTGGCAATCGCGAGGCGGCGGTCGCGCGCGAAATCAGCAAATTATACGAAGAATGCGTCACCGGCTCGCTCGAAGATCTCGCCGCGCGCTACGCCGACGCACCACCAAAAGGCGAAATCGTCGTGATGGTCGGCCCGACCCAGGAGCAGGCCGTCGAAGCTGCCGACGACGCAGCGATCGACGCGGCGCTGCGCGATGCGCTGGACGAGCAGCCGGTGGCCAAAGCCGCCAAGGCCGTCGCCAAGCGCTTCGGGCTCGACCGTCACGCCGTTTATGCGCGCGCACTCGCGCTTAGGGATCGCGCTTGAACCGAGGATCGCGCTTGAACCGCT
It encodes:
- a CDS encoding penicillin-binding protein activator; translated protein: MAETTRERQGNASPRRQLLRGIATLALGGLLAACQVVPKTSGPATPPPPDKPTDNVGPGLPTDTDRHRVALLVPQTGTNADVGMAIANATTMALLDTKADKVRITTYDTALGAAAAAKQAVADGNKLILGPLLSEDVTAVAPIARAAKVPVISFSNDSSVAGNGVFIMGFVPGQSVERVVSFARAKGQQRFGALIPKNLYGERSMAAFKAAVANAGGTLVATETYDRSAAALTGAARRLASAGAMDAVLIADVGGNAVRAVPIIKGAGQRQILGTELWNTDATLGGNPAMRGAWFASVSDGLYGQLATKYRTRFGKAPYRLASLGYDSVLLTVRIARDWKPGTNFPAGRLMAADGFGGIDGIFRFNDRGIAIRALEVSEVGAGGFRVIDPAPAKW
- the rsmI gene encoding 16S rRNA (cytidine(1402)-2'-O)-methyltransferase, with protein sequence MPDSTISISPLPGLYIVATPIGNLGDITPRAAAVLARADVIAAEDTRVTAKLLAHLGLRVPMTPYHDHSDERARAALVARMADEVVVLVSDAGTPLISDPGYKLVRDARAAGRAITTLPGPCAAIAAITLSGLPSDRFLFAGFLPNKAKARADTIAEFAALRATLVFYESGPRLAATLTALAAGLGNREAAVAREISKLYEECVTGSLEDLAARYADAPPKGEIVVMVGPTQEQAVEAADDAAIDAALRDALDEQPVAKAAKAVAKRFGLDRHAVYARALALRDRA